The following is a genomic window from Bacteroidota bacterium.
ATATGTACAACTGGCTAAGTACAAATCCAACTACTAAACCATATGTTACATATACAGGTTTTCTGGGTGTTGAACCGGATATCAATATTAAAAATTTTATAAGAACGGATGGTTATACATGGTTCAGTTACGCTGCAATGCCTAAGCCTGCAAACCAAACTGCAACAATTTCTCCCAGCGGACCGACGCATTTTTGTAATGGCGGAAGTGTAACGTTAACTGCAAATCAGGGTTCATCATATTTCTGGACACCGGGAGGACAAACTACACGTTCCATCACAGTGAACAGCTCGGGATCATTTACAGTGAAAGTTACTGATTCAACAGGAGTGGTCGCTTTATCACGACCGATGACAATAGCTGTTTCAGCATCTGGCGTAACACCGACCATCACTGCCAGTGGTCCAACATCATTTTGTGCTGGCGGATCTGTGATGCTCACATCCAGCCCGGCAAATTCCTACTTATGGTCAAATGGTGCGACAACTCAATCGATCGTCGTGACAACGTCCGGAAATTATTCTGTAACAGGTATCAACACCGGTTGCTCTGCAACTTCAGCAGCAATAGTTGTAAGTGCAATGGCAGCACCCGTTGTCCCTGTTATCACAGCAAGTGGCTCCTTAAGCATATGTCCGGGAACTTTACTAACGCTCACTTCAACCCCCGGAACTTCGTATGCATGGTCCAATGGAGCAACAACACGTTCGATCATTGTGTCAGCAGCCGGATCCTATACTGTCCGCATGTACGGAAGTGCAAATTGTTCAGCAGTCTCTACACCAAAAGTTGTTTTCAATGCTTGCTGCTCCTGCAGCACCGGTCATAACACCAAACAGTTCGACAACTCTTACCAGCAGTCATACATCAGTATCACTTACCTCGCACAGCGAACCAATATCGCTGGTCAACTAATGCAACGACTCGAAGCATCACGGTTTCAACGCAGGGAATTTATCGTGAGTATTACCGGTACAAACGGTTGTACTGCAACATCAGCGCCTGTTGCTGTCATTGCAAATGGCTGCACACCGCCGCCTGTACCGGTCGTCACGGCGAGTGGACCGACAATTCTTAATCCCGCCAGACTGTTACACTTACTTCAACTGTTTCAAACGGATATTTGTGGTCGACCGATCCAACCACACGTTCAATTGTAGTAAACTCTTCAGGAGTTTATACTGTAAGATCATACCGTGCAGGATTTTGTTTTGCAACATCTTTGCCTGTCACCGTTGGGGTGATTTCTGCGCGCTTGAGTAATCATGAAACAGAAAGCGAAACAGAATCAGCAGAGGTGAAGCTCTATCCTAATCCGGCACATAGTTTCATAAATATCGAATACAATTCACAGTTTTCTGAAACCAAAAACATACCTATAGTTATTTCAGATTTGTCTGGCAGAGAAAGAATTTCCATGACAACAGATCTTGATCCCGGATATAATAAAATTGCAGTTGAGTTGAATCAGTTAAGTGCAGGGATATATTTTTGTTTGGTGGGGAGTGGGAGTGAGAGAAGGGTGTTTAAGTTTGTGGTGGAATAGTAGAGGAAAATGTCAGAATTAGGATTTGTAGGATATTTGGATTAAAGGATTTTA
Proteins encoded in this region:
- a CDS encoding T9SS type A sorting domain-containing protein, with product MWSTDPTTRSIVVNSSGVYTVRSYRAGFCFATSLPVTVGVISARLSNHETESETESAEVKLYPNPAHSFINIEYNSQFSETKNIPIVISDLSGRERISMTTDLDPGYNKIAVELNQLSAGIYFCLVGSGSERRVFKFVVE